TTTGATCTACACTTTGATTGATAGTGATCTTTTTCACCCCAATGTGGTGAAAGAGTTTATTGTCAACTTGGGTGCTGCTGAGAATAGAGGAAATGGTGTTGTTGTGTTTCTTCGTGGGTCTATGGTTGAATTCTCTCCTAGCTTGATAAATGCCATGTATTTGGTTCCGGGATTTGAAGAAGATCCTGACTACATGGCCGCAGACATTGATCGAGTGTGCCCATTTCTGACGGATAATCATGTGCAGCGTTGGGAAGACATGAGCTCTAAGTATCTGACCCCGACGAATCAGGTCCTTTACAAGCTGGTGTGCTCAAATTGGATTCCTACCACTAACTACACGTCAATGAACCAGGAACGACTCAAGTTTCTCTACATGTTCTATCATCACAGAAGCTTTGATTTTGGTCAGATGGTCTACGATCAAATCATCAGCTTTGCAGCTAACATCAACACTGACAGGTCTCGGAGAGTCATTTTCCCTACATTGATTCAGCAAGTTGTTGACTATCAACGAACAGTGCTGTCATTTGAAGATGATGAGGAGTATACCGGGTATCATAAACTGGTTGTCAAAGACATCAAGGCAGGCAGAGGACAAG
This genomic interval from Brassica oleracea var. oleracea cultivar TO1000 chromosome C2, BOL, whole genome shotgun sequence contains the following:
- the LOC106324600 gene encoding uncharacterized protein LOC106324600; its protein translation is MTPPPSSPPAAYMSSSSTDDEVEAFQPKEPRYQASRAIFQARNQENPEMLCSKITPFSSRFVTSNSAERYEKLAPREFVIRQKLDVNDENLFVVKRVVVRSGLIYTLIDSDLFHPNVVKEFIVNLGAAENRGNGVVVFLRGSMVEFSPSLINAMYLVPGFEEDPDYMAADIDRVCPFLTDNHVQRWEDMSSKYLTPTNQVLYKLVCSNWIPTTNYTSMNQERLKFLYMFYHHRSFDFGQMVYDQIISFAANINTDRSRRVIFPTLIQQVVDYQRTVLSFEDDEEYTGYHKLVVKDIKAGRGQGGNSSAVDLLADIERTIADLKSIRIRLRSKGVGENTHSILVKPHMMRRKMKWKWIVKKVKVSNE